Part of the Primulina huaijiensis isolate GDHJ02 chromosome 15, ASM1229523v2, whole genome shotgun sequence genome is shown below.
GAATTGgtactttaaattttttagcaAATTTGGTTCGTTTATACCCTAGGTGGCACCATCTTTCTGGAACCGTTTTGCTAAATTCTCAACCCACGCATATAGATAAACTGTAGAAGCAAGGGAAAAccatttttttgttcaattAATTTGACCAATTTCGGGTTTTTGTCCATTAAGTTGTAAGTTTGAttgtattaaattttaattttcgactATTTTTATTTGATCGCTAATGTGGCATCTGATACATCAGCAATTTTCGCCACGTCAGTATTTTTCGATATCATGTCAACCATTTCCGATGGCGCAACGATATTTTCCGATACACATCAGTATCTGTGCTAAAATAGATGAAAATTAAAAACTAGTGTATGGAACAAAAATGTGAAAACACATCACTTATATGGTATTCAAATTTTCGATTCTGACTAATGATTAATCAATCTTAGGTCTAGTATACTtcgataaataatatataatttaaaattaatttaagaatCGTCaagtaaatataaataaagaaatttaCAACATTATAATGGATATATCATTTAACGAGCTCCTCTTCTCTCTTGCCCGCTTCTTCCAACTCTCTCAAGCCCCCAACTTTCTGCTCGATCTCTTCAATCAACTCCTCGCGCCACAGCTCCGCCCTCGCTGTTTCTTCTATGTCTTCTTGCTGTAACATCCACATAAATCCATGTTGTTTACTTTTTTTACAAATTCACTGTCTAATTTTGTGAATAAAAACATTATATCTCGATTAATAAATAGTAActctataatttaaaatttgattaaaaatggTATTAGTACCTTCTCATAGACCCAATGTCCTGTACCATCTCCTCCATCTTTCCTGTAGGCTTCTGAATCATAATATGGATCCTAAACCACAATTTTGAGGGGGAACTCGACTTGATGAAACACAGAAATATCAGCCAAACTTTATAACAAAAGAGGAAAGAAAAATAACATACCTTTGTGGCGCCATAGAAACAACATCCCCAACATGTGAACATGATGTAGAACATATCTATATATCAAAGAGAGATCGTGTGATAATACTAGAGGTTGGGAAAGTCCGAGATCCTCCGTTGGATGTCAAGATTCACTCGGAATCCGCCATACTTAAAATTCAAATCAGGACTTGATTCTTAACTTGCTTAAAGTAGCCGAATCGCAGGCTTCGTCGGCTAACTTATGAACCATGCATCACATTCTCATGAAAAATCGAGTTTTTAGCACGTATGTGATCTATAATGTCATGTAACTAGCATGtactatataattaatttgtttGTTAATACTTACAGACATTCTTTATGGTATGATCACTGAGGTGCCAAATTGATTTGTGTGTGATGAGGTCTCTTTGTCCTTCCATGTGTTCAACCATGACTGCCATTAATGGCCAATCTGTTATAGCATTCACTCTAATTCTTGACACCCTATTGCTTTTGCCACCTCCAACCTAttagaaaatcaagaaattaaCCCAAAGCTGGGGTTTCACTTTACTAGATAATCCAACAAATTTGCCATCTTGTCCTAATCCAACAATTTAGTATCACATCCTTTGTTAATTTCTCAAATGTACAAGATGAAAGTATACTTTATTCTGTAATTACAGTATATTCGACTGTAAAAATTTAGACAGATGGAGACTTGGGACTGTGGACACATGCTGTTATTTCAAGATAAATCAAGCAAGAAAAATGCTACTAATCCACTGAAGGGGTTTTAGTTACCTGATGCCCACCATTACCGAACCTCGAACTCGAGCATTGCCTCAGCTGTATCAAGAAACAGCCGAAATGTACtcatcaaattcaaataaaaggAATTACAAGATATAAGAAATGGGACAACAATGTTATGTTACAATATCCTTACGGGTTTTGAAAACGGATGTAAATGTGGTATTGCTATTTGCAGAGAATTGTTATGGATGCAGGGCTTGAGAAGTGTGAATGCAGCCATGTTCTAGGATTGAAGAGAGGAATGATGAAAGGATGTTGAATTGCGGTTCTTTGTTTTCGATTTGGATTGGATAAGACAAGTATTTGTGTCCACTCTTCTTTTGTTTTAGcacatttttttgtttatttggtCCTTTGATTTCTTGTGTGTTTTTTACAACATTATCCTTGGATGGAGTAAaggatatatatacacacacacagataCAACATCACTTGGAGCAATTATCTGAGAAAAGATTTTGTTATGGATCGAACCAAAGTACAACCAAAAAACGCATGATCCAACGTGTGGGAAGACGTgcagtttttgtgaaaaataaggTAAGAGTGATGTCTTtttttcttgtaaaaaaaaattgtaaaggTTTGTTTGCGCAAATTATCCAGTATTAATGTGACAGATTTCGAACTTAAATGATTCAATCAAAATTTTCCTGATATCTGGACGAACATACGTCTCCAATCGGCCGAAACTACCTGATTCCATAAATAACTAAAACTAATTGCATGTCTGTTTCAtagaaaaattagagaattGAGTGAtttcttaaataatttttaaatttaaaattattaaaatttgaaattggaatattaatttttaaaaaaaaaatagaaggaaatttttgaatttattaaattgaaattgtaaaagataaaataaaatgtaaaagaaaaatgtgatatatatatatatataattggatGGTTAGATGGTGTTCTGGGTAACATTACTAAAAAGTAAGTTAGTAAACGAGAGTATAGGCCACCACATTCATCAAATTACCAAGCCTCGTGTTGCTCCTTGCTCAACTGGTTTCAGTTCTTGACGGGTCGATCGACTCACTCGATTTTCCGCCTTAGGACATTGGTGGCCGATATCCCAAAGATCGACTCTTCTTGATCTGTATTTGGGATCCCGACTTCTCCACACTTGGGAAATTCACATGTTGTTTCCTGATTAATAAACAATCCATCAGATTAATTCTGtttcaagaaagaaaaaaagaaaaagccgAAAGTGGACTATCacaaatcaatttatttttctgATGTATTGGTAGACAACctgaaaactaaataaaattactTCAATGGGTGTCCGAGTTGGTCAAGTTATTCAGTTGTAGGCGGAGGAAGGGGCAAACGATAACTAGTGTGATTCCTCGATCAAAACTTTTCTTGGTCGAACATAAGGGTACGAGCGGAAGCTACTCATAAGTGACTCGATCAAAACTTGACTCGAATTTCATTTGATCGAATTCGAGTAGCTCAACTCTTCACTCCAATCGATTTCGCCAACTACNAGTCATAAAAAAAACTAGAAATAAATTTGTGGTTGGGGTCCAACTTCTAAATCGTGCATATTTTAAGATGTGTGAACATGTGGCGACCAATTATTAGTTAATAGTAATGGAATTGTTTGTTTTCCTTGgcataaacataatattcaaTTCGAGTAATTGCTGACATTTTGTCTTTCTCCAATTTTAtaaatgagtaggtcttttgtgagaccgtctcataaatctttatctgtgagatggattagcactaccgatattcacaataaaaagtaacactcttagcataaaaagtaatattttttcatggatgacccaaataagatatctgtctcacaaaatacgacctatgagaccatctcacacaagtttttacatTTATTATCAAATATATCCTCTATTTTTGACAATGGCTTGTAAATGGTCATAAGTGTTGTACGAAATTACGGGTTTGTAACTcaattgtaataatttttttttctcaactcaaaatatataaataaaatatcctaTGTTTTTACAAAacctttttcaatttttttcatagAACCAAGGcccataaaattatgaaaattaaaaaataaatgttggTACTGAAAAAGAATCTCTTAATCAACCAAGAAATCTTTATAACTGTAGTCCATATCAACACAATTGCCACTCAAGTCAaaaggaaattttttaaaaaaaaaaattaataataaactTGTACTTTATACATTATATTAATTAGAACTTTCATTGATTGATTATGGTTTATTATATTCATCCCCGCATATTGATTGATCGTATCACAAGTTGGGCTATACCAGAAAGTTtcttattaaaatcaaaattttaatattttttctaagtCTTAAAGAATTTAgttttagtgtgtgtgtgtgtgtNNNNNNNNNNNNNNNNNNNNNNNNNNNNNNNNNNNNNNNNNNNNNNNNNNNNNNNNNNNNNNNNNNNNNNNNNNNNNNNNNNNNNNNNNNNNNNNNNNNNNNNNNNNNNNNNNNNNNNNNNNNNNNNNNNNNNNNNNNNNNNNNNNNNNNNNNNNNNNNNNNNNNNNNNNNNNNNNNNNNNNNNNNNNNNNNNNNNNNNNNNNNNNNNNNNNNNNNNNNNNNNNNNNNNNNNNNNNNNNNNNNNNNNNNNNNNNNNNNNNNNNNNNNNNNNNNNNNNNNNNNNNNNNNNNNNNNNNNNNNNNNNNNNNNNNNNNNNNNNNNNNNNNNNNNNNNNNNNNNNNNNNNNNNNNNNNNNNNNNNNNNNNNNNNNNNNNNNNNNNNNNNNNNNNNNNNNNNNNNNNNNNNNNNNNNNNNNNNNNNNNNNNNNNNNNNNNNNNNNNNNNNNNNNNNNNNNNNNNNNNNNNNNNNNNNNNNNNNNNNNNNNNNNNNNNNNNNNNNNNNNNNNNNNNNNNNNNNNNNNNNNNNNNNNNNNNNNNNNNNNNNNNNNNNNNNNNNNAAAAAAAACTAGAAATAAATTTGTGGTTGGGGTCCAACTTCTAAATCGTGCATATTTTAAGATGTGTGAACATGTGGCGACCAATTATTAGTTAATAGTAATGGAATTGTTTGTTTTCCTTGgcataaacataatattcaaTTCGAGTAATTGCTTTCATTGGTCAAGTTAATTCggagatttttctcaaaaaattgaCTTGTTAGATTGTATCACGACAATTTTTTATGTACATAGAGGAAGATTTAGCATAGGGTGAACGTTGGTCACGACcctcgaatttttttaaaaaatagtattattttttaaaaaatgaatatataacTAAATGACCCCTCCAAATAATTGAAAAGAGTAATACGTATCTCAAAATTTTCTGTATTTCTGACACTTAAGTTCAAATCTCTTATGATCTGGAGTCGTCCTATCAATTAAatcatgacaaaaacttgtgtgagacggtctcacgggtcgtattttgtgaaacggatctcttatttgggtcatccaagaaaaagtattactttttattctgaatatcggtagggttgacccgtctcacagataaatattcgtgagactgtctcacaagagacctactcataaatCATTTCAACCATTTctcttttttattaaattttaatgtcccaaatatcaaaattatttattcactGAAATCTTTAACCGGTTGAATTTTATCTTTGTCTTGTACTTTTTTGTCAAAAGCAGCCTCAGAATTGAAATCTTAAATATGCCTCTGCTGTTATAAATATAGCTAGTGAGATACACGGGTGTTGactaattatgaaaaaattgcaGATTTTAGTCTTGTAAGTTTATTTGTCTTGGGTTTAGGTAGTTAATTTGTCGAAATTTGGTTTTCACTCAATAACTtagattttttgttttggtctTTTTTTGTCCGAAACCACTAAATCTAccgaatatttttatttaacaccGATAATCTCATAGGTTACGTGATGTGGCTCGAgtaaaaagaataaaatcttttattacacacattaaatattcataaacaaAAGTCCTCTCATTTTGAACTATTGGAGGTCGTTTTGCATtgttttttcctttatttttgataagatgaattttaatttgagtaaTATAGGCTTAATTCTCGTCAAATGTGTCACAAACGAGAAAATCAGtgtcaaataaatcatattcgatAAATTTAGTGGTTTCggacaaaaaaatatcaatacaaaAAAATCCAAGTTATTGTGTGAAACTCAAACTTTGACAATTTACAAAACTACATATTCAATGTTGAGATGGAGTTGGCCATGCTAATGTCACCATTGATAACTTTATTGCATGTTCCTACAATGATGAGATAAtgttgaaatattaattttttattttatttcaaaaatattgcacataaaattacaatttcacataaatggaaaaaaaaaagacgcataattaaaatttaaaacataattaagaaacTAAAATtactcataattaaaattataaataattaaaagtaaaaaaattcaattaaacATCTCACGTAAACTCCAAATATGTTCGATCAAGTTCTTTTGAAGCCTGTGGTACATTCTCGGTTTGTAATATCGATATGTCGCTCCAAAAAGGTGTTGAACTCTACGATAGGTTCTCTTGAAGGGACAACATCTGGGGGCACATATTCATCATCTCGAGCTGGGAAATCACGATCTTCCAACATATCATCTTTTCATTATCAATAATCATGTTATGGAAAATGATATAAGTTttcattatataatataaatcaatTGGATCTAACATGCGAAATGAATCTCTCACTATATGACAACGTGATTAAAGTACACAAATGCTCGTTCAACATCTTTTCTCACCTCCTCTTGATATCATgcaaaattcctatgtttttGCGTGAGGGTTGAGGTATGGTTTTCACAAAAGCAGCCCAAGAAGGATAAATATTATCAACAATGTAGTAACTCATGTTGTACTCGTTTTCGTTCACCTCAAACTATACTAGACAGGCTTCATCTTTTGCAAGGTATAAGAACAAATTAGACCTCTCCAGCACGTTATGTCATTGTTGCATCATGGTATGTCGACATATGAATGCCAAATCCATAAATCTCTCAATGCAACTGCCTGTAGTATGATTGAATGTTCTTTATGGTGTCTACTTTGATATTTTCATGTCCAAGTTGTTGAACAATTCTTTCAAGTCCAGTACATGTAATCAATGCTTCCAAGCATCCCGAGAAATCTCCCAGGAAATCCCCTTTCAACGTTTTCGAAAGCTATTCGAGCAATGTTCGCAGATGTTGGTTGCCTCAAATATTGCTCAGCAAACATATCTTACACCCCTATTTAAAATCTTTTCAAACATTATAAGGTTGTCGATGCACACATCCTCGGGTATTCATCAACATCACCTTCAACATCATATGCAACCAGTCGGATTCAACTGTAACCTTCTGAAGTGACGATAACCCGAGCTTATCGGTTGCGTCCAACGGTTTGTAAAGTTTTCacaattcttaaaaaaatatcttctcATTTGGAATCAccttataaaatcattttcGTTGCAAACGTGATTATCAGCAAAGTAATCTtgacataattatttttcagcctcagcaaatatttttttgtttccttTTGTGGCCACAAACAAGACTTCACTCCTCTGCTTCAAGCACTACAACAACACATGTCAATAATCTCTGGATTGGTGGTCTTCTTGAATACATGAGCAATTGGTTCATcacataatatgatatattttcatCGTCCGATGATGAAAAGTTTGTGTTTGTCATTAGAAATACTGAAGAATGCGTGTAAGAAAATTTTAGAGATTGTGTATATGAAAGAAGTTGAAGATTGTGtggaaaatgaaatcaaaatagatgtttatttatagaaaaatatttgaattttataaaatataatcgtttaattttcaatttaaaaaaacacacatttttttcttatttttcggatcttttcataaattttaaattatactttttttttacttaatataGTCGTTTGATcaaacattaattttaaaaaaaataaaaaaaaaatggtggGCACATCACCGCACAGAGAGTCTCCGCACGGGACCTATTGGGGCCATCTCACGCTGATCTCCGTTGCACATGCTCTATATATTAACACAAAACAAGTTAATTTACAGGAatgaaattacaattttttcacTAATTATTATCAAgagataaaaataattaattaatggagAGATTGGATTTTTAAGTCTAATATTTAACGAAACAATATTCAACACTCATTCCTCGCTTAAtcatcaatattattttattttctaaaatcaaCATCCGAAGATTGTAATATGGTAGGTGGAATGcgaaattataaattattatttaaattaaatagttttatattaaattataatatgataTCCGTACATTGTGATCTTGACTTTATGATGATTCATACGTTTATTCTGCGGCACTTTTGGGAAACAAGTCGACTAATCTTCTAATTTAATGTGATTTCGTTTcccaatttttttgttttgctcAATGATTAATGATTATTAatgttgattatatatataaagagggttttaaaatttaattttttttaaataaaactgttgggtgcaataattgtccctgcttggtagagcgatcgaaccgtggtgcttgagctgctgttctgtctaaaagatttgagttgcaccagtactaccagctataacttttggtaaagcggcaagcgttCGGTCCTACAATTTGTATCAGGCCAAGGTTACGGGTTCGATttccattgattgcaaggagtgcaattattgggagggagattgttgggtgcaataattgtccctgcttggtagagcaatcgaaccgtggtgcttgagctgatGTGCGGTTCATATCATATTCTGATTGTCTGGTTAACGTGGTTTgtagaatattattttaatcCAGAATTTTATTCAATGTGCACAAAAAGATAACATCTCACGGCTTGGTATtctcatgtcattaaaaaaaCGTATCATATTTAGAAAATTAATCAAATGTTATCGTATTTGTGATTCTGGGATCAAATAGTTTCAAGTCGATAAAGAAAAATATCTCAAGTGAACATGATGATGGCTTCTCTATACTGATATTTTAggatattttaaacttttatccTCATTAAAAATATGATCATCTGCAATAGGTAGCCCGTCGGATAAAAAATATAAGAGCAATGTTGTGTGTGTTCAAGATTTGAAATCATGGAAAGTTAATaactcaaaaatatatataagagGTTTCAACAATTTCGAGATATGCAATGCAATTATTCCAGTGCAAAATATATGAATCTCTATCAAAAACTCTTAAATTACAGcctgaaaatttggaaaatattatacttaaaattgacattttaggtgtcaataatcaatatcaaaaataaattgTGGACAACGTATGCCAAATCAAGTACAACTCCGTCGAATTTTTTGCACAGTGGCTGTCTAATAAATTGACATGTCTCAGCAGAGTCAAATTTTTAGCAAAATTGCATATTCCACTCTCTAGcgattttgtaatttattattattattattgttgttattattattattattgttattatttatattgtttttattgcTGTTGTTGcttgtggtatttttttaaaaaaaacaaatgcaaTTTTTTAAGTTTAATAAGTTCATACGATGTTATTTGTAGATCTGTAAACATTGGAGATACTTGGTGATGATGTTATAATCAACATTTcgcgaaaaaaaaaaagagagagattaAAAATGAAGATAAAGATCAATTTTATGGAACTACGATTGAATTTTGACGATTTATAGGactacaaataaaaaataatcaaattaaataattaaattgtaattttattattttcgaaaaatatatatatcgttAAAAACACATAATAGTCATTCTATCTCACTCGTTTATTAACATATATTCGACATATTGAATTGAAAGTTCATGATTTATACATATGATTTAAGAAAATTATATGTATCTCGGTTGCATATATTTTGCTATCTTTCAAAGGTTTTATCATCTCCCCGAGTATATCATAcctgaatttcaaatccatttcaTATTAACTTACGGTGCATTTagagagatgaatttgaataaaTGGAATTCGGTTATagttttattgttaacaatgaaacaatatATGCAATCTTAAATTcatctattatttatttatacattaGTTACAGAaattagaatgaatttcaaattatacCATTATTGGACgaattttaaattcatcttAATCATCATGAAACACTATATAAACACGAAAATTGTGGATTTGAAGTGCACGGCCTTGTttctcaaaaatacatttgaaatccaTGTAACTAAAATTAATCAATCCAAGTGCAATTTTATGCAATTTCAATAGCAATTTTATGCAATTTCAAATACACTCAATATGAGTATCATTCGAAACCCATTGCTCAAATCCTTCCTGTTGGATGAAATAATTATCTCTACTGAGTGGAGCAATCAAAACGTGGCACTTGAGCTTCTGTACAGTTTAAAAGAGTTGAGTtgcaacattattatcatatatagtttttggtaaaacagCAAGCGTTCGATTCTATACTTCCCGAAATCAAATACAtgtatataaatcaaattcatcaatctAAATGTAATATTACAATCAATATCTTTATATGTTTGTGTAGCATGATAAATTGAGCAAAATAagaatttgttatttttttaaggcTAAATTCAGCGGGGAAAAGACAAAATATTCGAACAGAAGGTGTAGATTGCAAAATATAAGTTgctaaaaatgtaaaataacaaTAGTAATGGGTGACTGGCAAAATTTTCAAACAGCCTACAAGTAGaacatgaaaaattaaaatttgcttCCTATTTTCCTTCCTAAACAAGGTTAAAATGGTCTTTTGACTTTGGCTTGCAAACAAATACCGAGGGATTCTGAACATGTATATATAACGTATTgtactaattatatatataaatttatcttgttattataatgttttaatcatatataattaatttaatttaaatgagaagaaaatcaagtaaatttatataatagtattgtactaattatatatataaatttatcttgttattataatgttttaatcatatataattaatttaatttaaatgaaaagaaaattaagtaaaaatttatattattatatataatatgatatatacagtatatatatatatatatgtgtatatatcacaaatacgttttttttttttgtgaattataTCGATACATTGAATTATATTCAAAGGTATTTTGATTGTAAgctaaaattcaaataattcttTAAGAAATTCAATATTCTTGAAACCTACATTAATGCCTTCTATAATACAACTTGGATTGCTTTAGGTAACAATACACATAATTAgacattttaatatttataatatatttcaattttttgggCTGTtcaacatttttatatattaaaaaaattattaaattaaactattttaagtgtttttaaactaaaatcacacaaaaaatatttaaatattatctaaaTTCAGGTCGACCGACCCATATATCATATCTAATATTAAATAGTAATTATTAGGGAtagt
Proteins encoded:
- the LOC140958223 gene encoding photosynthetic NDH subunit of subcomplex B 4, chloroplastic-like; translation: MAAFTLLKPCIHNNSLQIAIPHLHPFSKPLRQCSSSRFGNGGHQVGGGKSNRVSRIRVNAITDWPLMAVMVEHMEGQRDLITHKSIWHLSDHTIKNVYMFYIMFTCWGCCFYGATKDPYYDSEAYRKDGGDGTGHWVYEKQEDIEETARAELWREELIEEIEQKVGGLRELEEAGKREEELVK